From a single Nematostella vectensis chromosome 3, jaNemVect1.1, whole genome shotgun sequence genomic region:
- the LOC5511108 gene encoding NADP-dependent oxidoreductase domain-containing protein 1, whose product MAADFEDITANLPTLQFEAALAPQEKELLYLRARSHALTSSVCAQAAFLVAVMNDARQKIIEQKSPTKKKSSKFLQEAPKRDPLFIGIIGCGRLGKQLANTLLKFSDVQPDELFISTRRPETLSSLQSKGVHCGFDNPRVCATVDLLFIACLPSQFSTVAKEIKGHLECPVYVLVGALPLARVCQVLEYDQVIKPELSWDNSKQDFSLKNCSKDVIEMLGDPAYCEMTCPLQLDLDDPVVQTDAQWGVIALFMFINMCTMKGLVKAEVVRFCNTIVLGWGPTDNMGDALTVADVMADVPIFAMKDDLKNDECFPLFDLGLVSKRESNVGRRLTQLDGVVRRMFIKRYKAIFDKFQYWKGISTN is encoded by the exons ATGGCGGCAGATTTTGAAGACATCACAGCAAATCTACCAACTTTACAATTTGAAGCTGCTCTGGCGCCGCAGGAAAA GGAGCTACTGTATTTACGGGCTCGAAGTCATGCGTTGACCTCATCCGTTTGTGCTCAAGC GGCGTTTCTTGTGGCAGTTATGAATGATGCAAGGCAGAAGATTATAGAACAAAAATCTCCTACCAAGAAAAAGTCATCTAAGTTTCTTCAAGAGGCACCAAAAAGAGATCCCTTGTTCATTGGCATTATTGGTTGTGGCAGGTTGGGAAAGCAGCTTGCCAACACACTTTTAAAATTCT CTGATGTGCAGCCAGATGAGCTGTTTATTTCAACCCGTCGACCTGAAACCCTGTCCTCACTGCAGAGCAAAGGAGTGCACTGTGGCTTTGATAATCCAAGG GTCTGTGCTACTGTGGACCTTCTTTTCATAGCATGCCTTCCATCACAATTCTCCACTGTAGCCAAG GAAATCAAAGGTCACTTGGAGTGCCCAGTCTATGTTCTTGTTGGAG CTTTACCACTTGCAAGAGTATGCCAAGTGCTTGAGTATGATCAAGTCATTAAACCCGAACTT TCCTGGGATAACAGCAAGCAAGACTTTTCACTAAAAAACTGCAGCAAAGAT GTCATTGAAATGCTTGGAGACCCAGCTTACTGTGAGATGACATGTCCTCTTCAATTAGACCTGGATG ATCCCGTAGTTCAGACAGACGCCCAGTGGGGTGTTATTGCACTGTTCATGTTCATCAACATGTGCACAATGAAAGGGTTGGTGAAGGCCGAGGTGGTCAG ATTTTGTAACACCATTGTCCTGGGTTGGGGCCCCACGGACAACATGGGCGACGCGCTTACCGTAGCTGATGTCATGGCAGATGTGCCAATCTTCGCGATGAAGGATGACCTTAAAAATGATGA GTGTTTTCCATTGTTTGACCTTGGTCTTGTAAGCAAGCGGGAGAGTAATGTGGGTAGAAGACTTACCCAGTTGGACGGGGTCGTAAGACGGATGTTCATCAAGAGATACAAGGCTATTTTTGACAA
- the LOC5511095 gene encoding lactadherin, producing MSGFYILKLWAFLLAATKVASNTEVCDSGLKRSPTIKTGRFKEHKGTYLNVPAFSTSLVKKKTVCQVKCLKEKSCVAINVASSANPEGEFWCELLSDDKYNSSVKFGANSTADHYSIYSPCQSNPCLHGSRCLATYTDDKYTCNCSLGYKGKHCGMVCYQALGVQDRSIIPDARMTASSYYTDGYEPRNGRLNNVFVNYTVNRGMWTAKHKVVGEYLQVDVGRLVGVTKVATQGRPSTVYIQYVTSYKIGYSSDLINWIIYREGGSEKVFPGNKDVSSPVYNHFTAPLPARGVRFIAQTWNLDISMRVELYGCG from the exons ATGTCTggcttttatattttaaagctaTGGGCTTTTCTTTTAGCAGCCACAAAAGTAGCGTCAAACACTGAAGTGTGCGATTCAGGTTTAAAAAGATCACCAACCATCAAGACGGGTCGTTTTAAagaacacaaaggaacctatCTTAATGTTCCTGCATTCTCTACAAGTTTGGTGAAGAAGAAGACCGTGTGTCAGGTAAAATGCCTGAAGGAAAAATCGTGTGTGGCTATCAACGTCGCCTCAAGTGCTAATCCCGAGGGGGAGTTCTGGTGCGAGCTTCTCTCTGACGACAAGTACAACTCTTCTGTCAAATTTGGGGCCAACTCCACCGCCGACCACTATAGCATCTAT tctccTTGCCAGTCCAACCCTTGTCTCCATGGAAGCCGTTGCCTTGCAACGTACACTGATGACAAGTACACATGCAATTGCTCTTTAGGATATAAGGGAAAGCACTGCGGCATGG tTTGTTACCAGGCCCTAGGCGTGCAGGATCGATCCATCATTCCAGACGCCCGTATGACCGCGTCAAGCTACTATACCGATGGGTATGAACCTCGAAACGGACGCCTTAACAACGTGTTCGTCAACTACACAGTGAATCGGGGAATGTGGACCGCAAAACATAAGGTGGTGGGCGAATATCTCCAGGTCGATGTTGGGCGTTTAGTTGGTGTAACCAAGGTAGCAACTCAAGGTCGACCATCTACTGTTTATATTCAGTATGTGACAAGCTACAAGATAGGCTACAGCTCAGATCTTATCAACTGGATTATCTACCGCGAAGGAGGAAGTGAAAAG gtttttccagGCAACAAAGACGTAAGTAGCCCCGTCTACAACCATTTTACTGCACCATTACCAGCTCGAGGTGTCCGGTTCATCGCTCAAACCTGGAATTTAGATATTTCAATGCGTGTGGAACTTTATGGATGTGGCTGA